Proteins co-encoded in one Methylomonas albis genomic window:
- a CDS encoding ribonuclease T2 family protein yields MKYFLLLLLAAFAANALANGKPGKFDGYMLALSWSPTYCEEQPKDWEQCGKKLGLVLHGLWPQYNVGYPSFCTKEAYAASQAQAFPELYPSEFLFEHEWEKHGTCSGLTQTGYFQLSQALKGKVAIPEAYQQPKTPFRTSSDGLKTAFTEANPWLQEQAIAAFCSGGGRFFKEIFVCLDKRGAATSCGADIVKNAAKSCGQKDFLVRNIK; encoded by the coding sequence ATGAAATACTTTCTGCTACTGCTTCTAGCGGCTTTTGCAGCCAACGCTCTTGCCAACGGCAAACCCGGCAAATTCGACGGTTATATGCTGGCTTTGTCGTGGTCCCCCACTTATTGCGAAGAACAACCCAAAGACTGGGAGCAATGCGGCAAGAAACTGGGCTTGGTACTGCATGGCTTATGGCCGCAATACAATGTCGGCTATCCGAGCTTTTGCACTAAGGAAGCCTATGCAGCCAGCCAGGCCCAGGCTTTTCCTGAGCTATATCCCTCCGAATTCCTGTTCGAACATGAATGGGAAAAACACGGCACCTGTTCCGGACTGACACAAACCGGCTATTTTCAATTATCGCAAGCGCTGAAAGGCAAAGTTGCCATCCCGGAAGCCTACCAGCAGCCAAAAACGCCTTTTAGAACAAGCTCGGACGGCTTGAAAACCGCCTTTACCGAGGCCAATCCTTGGCTGCAGGAACAGGCTATCGCAGCGTTCTGTAGCGGAGGCGGACGGTTTTTTAAAGAAATATTCGTATGTCTGGACAAACGCGGCGCAGCAACCAGTTGCGGTGCCGACATCGTAAAAAATGCCGCCAAGTCTTGCGGGCAAAAAGATTTTTTAGTGCGGAATATCAAATAA
- a CDS encoding EAL domain-containing protein, whose amino-acid sequence MTNRKSNILVVDDTPASLKLLSDLLKAEGYEVRSAINGELAIESAIRNPPELMLLDILMPVMGGFEVCRRLKAHPATCQVPVIFVSALSETDEKVQGFALGAVDFVTKPYQRDELLARVRTHLEIVNLRDHLEELVEERNSELRKSQEMLQASLQDSMLANTHLRTLVQTIPDLIWLKDPDGVYLACNRQFERLYGALEADIIGKTDYDFVTQELADFFRRNDHRAASANKVCANEEWLSFADNGYRGLFETLKSPMLDQNGKLIGVLGIARDISERKLAEAKIQRHMHLYAALSQGNKIIAHCTDEAELFLRICRAAVELGGMKMAWIGLIDAAQAKIRPVASFGKGAEILERLEISLDPDSPFGNSPTSMAIRQESPVWCQDFMNDPFTAPWREEGARAGWAASASLPLRRNGVVTGAFILYADEINAFDDAARDLLIEMSMDINLALDNFSRALAQKQAEAEIERLAFYDPLTNLPNRRLLYDRLKQAIANNARSGNHVAALFIDLDNFKTLNDTRGHTIGDLLLIEVACRLETCLREGDTVARLGGDEFVVILNGLDEDPTHAASQAKTVGNKILSTASQPYQLSGYQHHCSASMGIGLFRHAETTTEEILKCIDTALYQAKRGGRNSLSFYDPAMQATLEIRAALENDLRQALEENQFQLYYQMQVNQIGQILGAEVLIRWLHPQRGLVSPLEFIELAEETGQILPIGKWVIETACAQLKTWENQHRFANLQLAVNVSAPQFHQNDFVEHIRHTLQHYRLNPERLKLELTESLVLDDIEDTITKMQQLREIGVRFSMDDFGTGYSSLYYLTKLPIDQLKIDQSFVQNIGITQNDGVIVQTIIGMANNLGIESLAEGVETEEQRAFLEQHGCNFYQGYLFSRPLPLNQFEERFIAANTEQSAASHVSTGIN is encoded by the coding sequence ATGACTAACAGGAAAAGCAATATTTTGGTGGTAGACGATACCCCGGCGTCCCTGAAGCTATTGTCAGACTTGCTTAAGGCCGAAGGATACGAGGTACGTTCCGCCATTAACGGCGAACTAGCCATCGAATCGGCCATCCGCAATCCGCCGGAACTCATGCTTCTGGATATTTTGATGCCGGTTATGGGCGGCTTTGAAGTCTGCCGCCGACTGAAAGCACATCCGGCCACCTGCCAGGTGCCCGTTATATTTGTCAGCGCGCTGTCCGAAACGGACGAAAAAGTGCAAGGCTTTGCGCTGGGTGCCGTGGACTTTGTTACCAAACCGTATCAACGCGACGAACTGCTGGCCCGAGTCCGCACGCACTTGGAAATCGTTAACCTACGCGACCATCTTGAAGAGTTAGTTGAAGAACGTAACAGCGAACTCAGAAAAAGCCAGGAGATGCTGCAGGCCTCTCTGCAGGATTCGATGCTAGCTAACACCCATCTGCGCACACTGGTACAGACTATTCCCGATCTGATCTGGTTAAAAGACCCCGACGGTGTTTATCTGGCGTGTAATCGACAATTCGAACGCTTGTACGGCGCCCTAGAAGCAGACATTATCGGCAAAACGGATTATGACTTCGTCACCCAGGAACTGGCCGATTTTTTCCGTAGAAATGACCATAGGGCAGCATCAGCCAACAAAGTGTGCGCCAACGAAGAATGGTTGAGTTTCGCGGACAACGGCTATCGCGGCTTGTTTGAAACATTGAAAAGTCCAATGCTTGATCAAAACGGCAAATTGATAGGTGTGCTGGGTATTGCCCGCGACATCAGCGAGCGCAAGTTAGCCGAAGCGAAAATCCAACGGCACATGCATCTTTACGCGGCCTTGAGCCAGGGTAATAAAATCATCGCGCACTGTACCGACGAAGCGGAATTGTTTCTGCGCATTTGCCGCGCTGCCGTGGAACTGGGCGGCATGAAAATGGCGTGGATCGGCCTGATTGATGCCGCCCAAGCCAAGATTCGCCCCGTCGCCAGTTTTGGCAAAGGTGCCGAGATATTAGAACGCCTGGAAATTTCGCTGGATCCCGACAGTCCGTTTGGCAACAGCCCTACCAGCATGGCTATTAGGCAAGAAAGCCCTGTTTGGTGCCAGGACTTTATGAACGATCCGTTCACTGCACCCTGGCGGGAAGAAGGTGCCCGAGCCGGTTGGGCGGCATCAGCCTCTTTACCCTTGCGCCGCAACGGCGTCGTGACAGGTGCATTTATTCTCTACGCCGACGAAATCAATGCCTTCGACGATGCCGCTCGCGACCTGCTAATCGAAATGTCGATGGATATTAACCTAGCACTCGACAACTTTAGTCGCGCACTCGCACAAAAACAGGCTGAAGCTGAAATCGAACGGCTGGCGTTTTACGATCCGTTGACGAATCTGCCGAATCGCCGCCTGCTTTATGACCGTTTAAAACAAGCGATTGCCAATAATGCCCGCTCCGGCAATCACGTCGCCGCTTTGTTTATCGACTTGGATAATTTTAAAACCCTTAACGATACCAGGGGCCATACCATCGGCGATCTGTTACTGATAGAAGTGGCCTGTAGGCTGGAAACGTGCCTGCGGGAAGGCGACACTGTCGCAAGACTCGGCGGCGATGAATTCGTAGTGATTCTAAACGGGCTGGACGAAGACCCTACGCACGCCGCCAGCCAAGCCAAAACAGTCGGCAACAAAATACTGTCTACCGCAAGCCAGCCCTATCAGTTAAGCGGCTATCAGCACCATTGCTCGGCTAGCATGGGCATCGGTTTATTTCGCCACGCGGAAACGACGACGGAAGAAATATTGAAATGTATCGATACCGCGCTATATCAAGCCAAACGGGGCGGACGCAATAGTCTGTCGTTCTACGATCCGGCGATGCAAGCCACCCTGGAGATTCGTGCCGCCTTGGAAAACGATCTGCGCCAAGCTTTGGAAGAAAACCAGTTCCAACTCTATTACCAGATGCAGGTTAACCAAATAGGCCAAATTCTCGGCGCCGAAGTGCTAATACGCTGGCTACACCCGCAACGCGGCCTGGTATCACCCCTGGAATTTATCGAACTGGCCGAGGAAACCGGGCAAATTTTACCCATCGGCAAATGGGTAATCGAGACGGCTTGCGCCCAGCTAAAAACCTGGGAAAACCAACACCGGTTCGCCAATTTGCAGCTGGCTGTTAACGTCAGCGCCCCGCAATTTCATCAAAACGACTTCGTTGAACACATAAGACATACCTTGCAACACTATCGGCTGAACCCCGAGAGACTCAAACTCGAACTCACCGAAAGCCTGGTGCTGGATGACATCGAAGATACCATCACCAAAATGCAGCAACTCAGGGAAATCGGCGTGCGTTTCTCGATGGACGACTTTGGTACCGGCTATTCATCCCTGTATTACCTGACTAAATTACCGATTGACCAATTGAAAATCGACCAGTCTTTTGTGCAAAACATCGGCATTACCCAAAACGATGGGGTCATCGTACAAACCATCATCGGCATGGCCAATAACTTGGGTATCGAAAGTCTGGCCGAAGGCGTAGAGACAGAAGAACAACGCGCCTTCCTGGAACAACACGGTTGTAATTTTTATCAAGGCTATTTATTCAGTAGACCGCTACCGCTAAATCAATTTGAAGAGCGGTTTATCGCGGCTAATACGGAACAATCCGCCGCAAGCCATGTATCGACTGGCATTAATTAG
- a CDS encoding phospholipase D-like domain-containing protein — protein MRSEIEISPNGLQVRAIAGTYVVLLAFTCPKAYCVGLLGFGIRREDHENGEVTWLRGLKRFDLPGDAGYNVSTRDHPIQKFHWGDYTAKPGRTYTYTVHARSGKPGALKTFESLALQVSCEQPTAIGTKGHAVHFNRSAAASQAFASRFPHLPAGEIVDVNARRWLSRGLEEALIAYIDAAKAKQGLHLFLYEFAKDAFFEALKRAKLRKVRLQILYDGLLDAKGDGPSLDAIPQIKKYGLKSICKARTGAGLNISHNKFMVLSDTQGKPVSVWTGSTNFTDGAIYGQSNVGHVISDAAVAKQYFDWHQTVWTTPSLAGADSRKMAMSLTQTPAGTSPGSYLVLSPRKTTEAISECAEWVTASKRLICFTAPFAMHDDLEAALAGAPAHVLGLLNTNGVVGKALHNAPNTQLAASAAIDEQSILEAWQGRLLAESKHHSGVHVHTKILLVDPLSDNPLVVTGSANFSTNSCRYNDENQLFIVGDTAVADVYLGEFVRMFDHYYFRDYVDWVAKQQKIDPQAGFLDPSDQWALRFFDGGEREAARLAFFG, from the coding sequence ATGCGTAGCGAAATCGAAATCAGTCCAAACGGTTTACAAGTCAGAGCGATTGCCGGCACTTACGTGGTGCTGTTGGCTTTTACTTGCCCGAAAGCCTATTGCGTTGGCTTACTGGGCTTCGGCATTCGCCGGGAAGACCATGAAAACGGCGAGGTGACTTGGCTGCGCGGATTGAAACGCTTCGACCTGCCGGGTGACGCCGGCTACAACGTCAGCACTCGCGACCATCCGATCCAGAAATTTCATTGGGGCGACTATACCGCTAAACCCGGCCGTACTTATACTTACACCGTACACGCGCGGTCGGGGAAACCGGGCGCGTTAAAGACTTTCGAATCCCTTGCCCTGCAAGTCAGTTGTGAACAGCCCACCGCGATTGGCACAAAAGGCCATGCCGTGCATTTCAATCGCAGCGCGGCCGCCAGCCAAGCCTTTGCCTCGCGCTTTCCGCACTTGCCGGCCGGCGAAATCGTCGATGTCAACGCCCGTCGCTGGCTATCGCGCGGCCTGGAAGAAGCGCTGATCGCCTATATCGACGCGGCCAAAGCCAAACAGGGTTTGCATTTATTTTTATACGAATTTGCCAAAGACGCGTTTTTCGAGGCACTGAAACGCGCCAAGCTACGCAAGGTCAGGCTGCAGATTTTGTACGACGGCTTACTGGACGCCAAAGGCGATGGCCCCTCGCTAGACGCCATACCGCAGATCAAAAAATACGGTTTGAAAAGCATCTGTAAAGCCCGCACCGGCGCCGGCTTGAATATCTCTCATAATAAATTCATGGTTCTGAGCGACACCCAGGGCAAGCCGGTTTCGGTGTGGACCGGCTCTACCAACTTCACCGATGGCGCCATTTACGGACAATCCAACGTCGGCCATGTCATCAGCGATGCAGCGGTTGCTAAACAATATTTCGATTGGCATCAAACCGTCTGGACAACCCCAAGCTTAGCCGGTGCGGACTCGCGGAAAATGGCGATGAGTTTAACGCAAACGCCGGCCGGCACTTCCCCCGGTTCGTATCTCGTGCTGAGCCCGCGCAAAACCACTGAAGCCATCAGCGAATGCGCGGAATGGGTAACCGCCAGCAAACGCCTGATCTGTTTTACCGCGCCGTTTGCGATGCACGACGACTTGGAAGCCGCGCTGGCCGGCGCGCCTGCGCATGTTCTGGGCTTGTTGAATACCAACGGCGTAGTCGGCAAAGCCTTGCACAATGCCCCCAACACCCAACTGGCGGCCAGCGCCGCCATCGACGAGCAATCCATCCTGGAAGCCTGGCAAGGCCGATTATTAGCCGAGTCCAAACATCATTCCGGCGTGCATGTGCATACCAAAATACTGCTGGTGGACCCACTTTCCGACAATCCTTTGGTCGTCACCGGTTCGGCCAACTTCAGCACTAACTCCTGCCGCTATAACGACGAAAATCAATTATTTATCGTTGGCGATACAGCGGTCGCCGACGTTTATTTGGGCGAGTTCGTGCGCATGTTCGACCATTATTATTTTCGCGACTATGTCGACTGGGTGGCCAAACAGCAGAAGATAGATCCCCAAGCCGGCTTTCTGGACCCTAGCGACCAATGGGCATTACGCTTTTTCGACGGCGGCGAACGCGAAGCGGCACGGTTGGCGTTTTTTGGTTGA